Genomic segment of Xanthobacter dioxanivorans:
GTCCGGATTGGAGATGAACGGCTTGCCGAAGGCGACGAGGTCCGCCTTGCCCTCGCCCACCGCCCTCTGCGCGAGGTCGAGGTCGTAGCCGTTGTTCACCATCCACGGGCCGGAGAAGCGCTTGCGCAGCTCCTCGAAGGAGAAGTCCGGCGCCACGTCGCGCGGGCCGCCGGTCGCGCCCTCCACCACGTGGATATAGAGCAGGTGCCGCTTCTCCAGCTCTTCCACCACATGGTTGAACAGCGCCTGCGGGTTGCTGTCGGAAACGCCGTTGGCCGGGGAAACCGGCGACAGGCGCAGGCCGGTGCGGCCGGCTCCGATCTCGGCGGTGATGGCGTCCACCACCTCCAGCAGGAAGCGCGCGCGGTTCTCGATGGAGCCGCCATATTGGTCGGTGCGGGTGTTGGAGCCGTCCTTGAGGAACTGGTCGATGAGGTAGCCGTTGGCGCCGTGGATCTCCACCCCGTCGAAGCCGGCCTTGATGGCGTTGGCGGCGGCGCGGCGATAGTCGGCGACGATGCCGGGGATCTCGGAAAGCTCCAGCGCGCGCGGCTGCGAGGTCTCGGCGAAGCCGTTGTTCACGTAGGTCTTGGTGTTGGCCACGATGGCCGAGGGCGCCACCGGCGCACCGCCGTTCGGCTGCAGGGAGACGTGGGAGACACGGCCCACGTGCCAGAGCTGGATGACGATGTGCCCGCCCTTGGCGTGGACCGCGTCGGTGACCTTTTTCCAGCCTTCCACCTGGGCGTCGGTATAGATGCCGGGCGTGTCCTGGTAGCCCTGGCCCTGCTGGGAAATCTGCGAGGCCTCGGTGATGAGCAGGCCGGCCTCGGCGCGCAGGCCGTAATATTTCGCGGCCAGCGGGCTGGGGACGAAGCCCTCGCCGGCACGGTTGCGGGTGAGGGGTGCCATGACGACGCGGTTGGGAAGCGTCATGGCGCCGAGGCGGAACGGGTCGAACAGTGACGGCGAGGTCTCGCTCATGGGGGATCCCTTCGGGAAGGCCGCGGCGGTACCCCGCCCGGCAGTGTGCAATGCAGCGGACATAGGCACGATCCCGCCATCGCCAAGTCCGCGGCGGGCCCAAAATGTCCCGATACCACGGCGCCGACGCTGAGTTCTCTCAATTCCACATATTGACGCGGCTCAGATGTGGAGCACGCCCTCGGCGACCACCACCGCCCCGCCGCCGATGGTGGCGCCCTGCACCTGCCCGCCCTTCACCGTGAAGCCGAGATCGATGCGGCTCGGCCGGCCCATCTCGAAGCCCTGGTCGATGCGCACCTTGTGGTGGCCGTCCACCCGGTTCTCGGCGTCGAGCAGCACCCAGGGAAAGGCGGCGGCGGCGGCACCGGTGGCGGGGTCCTCCTCGGTGCCGAGGCCGGGGGAGAACATGCGGGCGCGGAAGTCGGCGTCGCCCTCCTCGTCCAGGGTATAGAGGTAGAGGGCCTCGCCGAAACCGCCCAGGG
This window contains:
- a CDS encoding alkene reductase codes for the protein MSETSPSLFDPFRLGAMTLPNRVVMAPLTRNRAGEGFVPSPLAAKYYGLRAEAGLLITEASQISQQGQGYQDTPGIYTDAQVEGWKKVTDAVHAKGGHIVIQLWHVGRVSHVSLQPNGGAPVAPSAIVANTKTYVNNGFAETSQPRALELSEIPGIVADYRRAAANAIKAGFDGVEIHGANGYLIDQFLKDGSNTRTDQYGGSIENRARFLLEVVDAITAEIGAGRTGLRLSPVSPANGVSDSNPQALFNHVVEELEKRHLLYIHVVEGATGGPRDVAPDFSFEELRKRFSGPWMVNNGYDLDLAQRAVGEGKADLVAFGKPFISNPDLVERLRRGAPLNEVDRDTLYGGGAKGYVDYPTLADAAA